One window of the Thamnophis elegans isolate rThaEle1 chromosome 6, rThaEle1.pri, whole genome shotgun sequence genome contains the following:
- the LOC116510435 gene encoding multivesicular body subunit 12A-like, which produces MYIKEFLDLKTSVSKKKRLCIKLIPMGVAETAVCDVMLSSKSKVIPNYIRIGEISGFALWYKKEHINKPKPLPKPRSISLEMNQLSLETANVDSLSIGSKRQTTIKKNESIYDTSNAYGISAIDGVPFTLHPKFENNVTRGATALSIFKNFHIKSLADIEKEYHYSFVVERTAAARLPPTIS; this is translated from the coding sequence ATGTATATTAAAGAGTTTCTGGATCTAAAAACCTCAGTCTCTAAGAAGAAGAGGCTGTGTATCAAGCTGATACCAATGGGTGTGGCAGAAACAGCTGTGTGTGATGTCATGCTAAGTAGCAAGAGCAAAGTGATCCCAAATTACATACGCATTGGGGAAATAAGTGGTTTTGCCCTTTGGTATAAAAAGGAACACATAAACAAGCCTAAACCCCTTCCCAAACCAAGGAGCATCAGTCTAGAAATGAACCAGCTTTCATTAGAAACAGCAAATGTAGACTCTTTATCTATTGGTTCCAAAAGGCAAACTACCATTAAGAAAAATGAATCTATATATGATACGTCAAATGCCTATGGTATTTCAGCCATAGATGGGGTCCCTTTTACTCTGCATCCTAAGTTTGAGAACAATGTCACTCGTGGTGCCACTGCACTTTCTATATTTAAAAACTTCCACATCAAATCTCTTGCTGACATTGAGAAAGAGTATCACTACAGTTTTGTAGTTGAAAGAACTGCAGCTGCGAGACTCCCACCCACCATTTCATAG